The Quatrionicoccus australiensis nucleotide sequence CGCCGGTATAAAGCGCAATGCACCAGTAAAATGTAAGAATCGGCCTAACCAGCGAATTAAGCGCATCAACCCATTTAATACCCGTTTGAACTGATTGAGCCTTTGCTCCTTCAATTAGCGCCTGAATCTCAGCAACTCCGATTCCTTTGTTAGCTTCAATATCAGCCAATTGCTGTGCAGACGAAGCCTTTAATTTGTCGGCGTCAAGTTGCTTGTCAAACATTGATAGCTCATGTTTTCGCTCGTCTTTCCTATCCATCCATTTAAGGATTTCAGGTGCCATGCGAAACAATCCGCCAAATAAAGTTCCAATCAATGTCTCAATCATGTTTTGCTCCTAGTCGTTAAATCTCTTCCGATTGGATGCTAGGAAATGGAATCACGCGAGATTCAATCAGCTTCAAGTGCTGGCGCTTGTAGTACCAATTGACAACAAACGTCGCGACTGCGCATGCCATACCAACATAGGCAGCAATTTCGTTAGCAGTCAGGCCAAACACTACGGCCCCGGCAGATGCTGCGTAACTCGCAACGGTTGTCTTTGGGTCGCTCATGGCTCAATCACTACACTGGTTGCAGGCTGCGCCATCTGACACATTGCCTGATGCATCGCTTGCACCATCTCTGCAAGCTGAGAAAGGACTGCGTTCTGTGCCGCGCTTTGCTCATTCAAGCGGTTTTGAGCCTCAATCTTGGCAAGCTCGACGCGCTCATTTGATGCGATCTGTTCGCGCTTAACATCGGCATCAATCAGCGCAGCATTCGTCTTGGCCTGTGCGTCAATGTTTGCCTTTGTTTCAGCCGTCTGCATATCAACCATGCCGGATTGCTGCTCTTGCTTGAGTTGTTCGTTTTCCTGTTGAAGCTGCTGCATCGCTTCTTGCGCCTGCTGCATCTGTTGCTGAATTTCAGGAGGAATCTGCGGCTCTTGCTCGCCTTCTTCCTTCTTCGGAATGAACGATTCAATATCAATCCGCTCATCGAACCGGCGAAGCGTTTCTTCCATGAGCTTCATCATGGTTTCTGCCATGTCGTTCTCGCCGTTCTTGCGAAGCTCCATAATCTGCGTGATGGATTGCTGAATCTGCGGAAACATCTGCGCCCACTGTTCGCGCTCTTTTGCCTTGTTCGGACGGCCAGCGGAGCCAGCACGAATTTCCACTTGAACAAGGTCAAAAATCTGCTCTTTGCTCAATTGCGGCCAAACAGCATCAGCGCCAGCAATGCGCTGCACCTGCGGCAATGTCATTTCAAGCAAGCACAGTTCTGCGGCATACTGCGCCATCTCGGCAATCCAGTCCTCGACCACATCTTGACGCTCTGCAACGCGAGATTGCAGGCCTTGAGACATGATTTCTGCCTCTGTGGCGGTCTTTGCCTTGTTGATTACACCCTTAGCTGCATCGCCAGCGCCAAGCACCATCTCTGCATCGCGAAGAATAGGCTGAACGTCGTATGTATTTGGATCAATCTGCGGGTTTTGCAGGATTCCGATGTCTTTTTCAATCGGCTGCGTCGGGTCGCCTTCAATTCCAACCCATTCATTAGAACGTCTATTGGCGAGAGCGTTAATGTCGTTATCTGTTAGGTCGCCACCCTTGCGGTAAAAGCGAACAGGCAAGTTTTCCTTGCGATGCTCTGCAAAATTGGTGCGAGTCGTGTTGTATTCGTCTTGCAACTCGCGCAACAGTTCTGCATCACTAATCGGCTCAA carries:
- a CDS encoding HP1 family phage holin — encoded protein: MSDPKTTVASYAASAGAVVFGLTANEIAAYVGMACAVATFVVNWYYKRQHLKLIESRVIPFPSIQSEEI